A genomic segment from Lutzomyia longipalpis isolate SR_M1_2022 chromosome 3, ASM2433408v1 encodes:
- the LOC129793763 gene encoding muscle calcium channel subunit alpha-1 isoform X6 yields MTGKEGAGGAIDDLSGVTGPEKGRDCDNCVGLSEKESDQVAAEWEKRESISRKRDTDSVRSRLFRRRAGGSCVSASVSGVWQTTLGVTTAMTTAAAAVSLEGVGPEAPPPPMTSEDGAQAAPKGAPKRPVRRSGKPPPDRPVRALFCLGLKNPIRKLCIDIVEWKPFEYLILLTIFANCVALAVYTPYPNSDSNTTNAALEKIEYVFLVIFTAECVMKLIAYGFLLHPGAYLRNGWNLLDFTIVVIGMISTALSNLMKEGFDVKALRAFRVLRPLRLVSGVPSLQVVLNSILRAMIPLLHIALLVLFVIIIYAIVGLELFSGKMHKTCFDNSTGLPMDDPHPCGEDGFRCESIGLVCRYYWEGPNSGITNFDNFGLAMLTVFQCVTLEGWTDVMYDIEDAMGNTWQWAYFISMVILGAFFVMNLILGVLSGEFSKERTKAKNRGDFQKLREKQQIEDDLKGYLDWITQAEDIEPEAESSMIHADGGIKTKGGEPGGAPLDSTEQLGEEVDAKQESWMRKRKKSLERVNRRLRRACRKAVKSQAFYWLIIVLVFLNTGVLATEHYNQPPWLDDFQEVTNMFFVALFTMEMVLKMYSLGFQGYFVSLFNRFDCFVVIGSIGEMVLTNTHVMPPLGVSVLRCVRLLRVFKVTKYWRALSNLVASLLNSIQSIASLLLLLFLFIVIFALLGMQVFGGKFNFDNTVDKPRSNFDSFWQSLLTVFQILTGEDWNMVMYDGIKAYGGVASIGIMACIYFIILFICGNYILLNVFLAIAVDNLADADSLTTIEKEEGAEEGEEAKVPNTKPSRSPSPILDDLGDLGDEFDVTENFSEHEEETISETRIRLQEEEEFEEEEEGGDEDLAMVSARPRRMSELNQMPNQKQPIPPASSFFVFSQTSRFRVFCHWLCNHSHFGNIILACIMFSSAMLAAEDPLNAGSERNQILNHFDYFFTAVFTIELLLKLISYGFIFHKGAFCRSAFNLLDLLVVCVSLISIFFSSGAISVVKILRVLRVLRPLRAINRAKGLKYVVKCVIVAIKTIGNIMLVTYLLQFMFAVIGVQLFKGKFNRCSDGSKTIESECHGTYLVFENGNVDKPVLQERSWSRNRFHFDDVSKAMLTLFTVSTFEGWPGLLYVSIDSNEEDFGPIHNFRPIVAAYYIIYIIIIAFFMVNIFVGFVIVTFQNEGEQEYKNCDLDKNQRNCIEFALKAKPVRRYIPKHRIQYKVWWFVTSQPFEYTIFILIMINTITLAMKFYRQPDLYTEILDVANMVFTAVFALEFVFKLAAFRFKNYFGDAWNVFDFIIVLGSFIDIVYSEVNPGSSIISINFFRLFRVMRLVKLLARGEGIRTLLWTFIKSFQALPYVALLIVMLFFIYAVIGMQVFGKIALDSETSIHRNNNFQTFPQAVLVLFRSATGEAWQDIMMDCSSRPGEVNCDDRSDDRGSKEGCGSSIAFPYFISFYVLCSFLIINLFVAVIMDNFDYLTRDWSILGPHHLDEFIRLWSEYDPDAKGRIKHLDVVTLLRKISPPLGFGKLCPHRVACKRLVSMNMPLNSDGTVLFNATLFAVVRTSLKIKTEGNIDEANAELRATIKQIWKRTSPKLLDQVVPPPGVEDEVTVGKFYATFLIQDYFRRFKKRKEQEQRDGDRDHNATMTLQAGLRTLHEAGPELKRAISGNLDELAEEPEPMHRRNHSLFGTVWSSIRRRSGAPPVRKIPDSTATTNGLNHVQRPPPAPEPQESVEQFHMRPLLIANTPTQPMIAEDPATPILLPVQTRAPPPPERLRRIASGLKLANQTMFVAGFAPEAIEMHTMPHDHLPNHRASFHGRATSELNGSATAERLVHSTPGSPQERRMGSTEVIGSAESLVGRVLVEQGLGKYCDADFVRYTSREMQEALEMTKEEMDYAAHELLQRNPKRPDAPL; encoded by the exons ATGACGGGCAAAGAGGGCGCCGGGGGCGCCATTGATGATCTTTCAGGTGTCACAGGGCCCGAGAAGGGGAGAGACTGTGACAATTGCGTGGGTTTGAGCGAGAAGGAGAGTGACCAAGTAGCAGCAGAGTGGGAGAAGCGGGAG TCTATTTCGCGGAAGCGCGACACAGATAGCGTCAGGTCGCGCCTTTTCCGCCGTCGTGCGGGTGGCTCGTGCGTGAGCGCGAGCGTTAGTGGCGTATGGCAGACAACGCTAGGCGTCACAACAGCTATGACAACGGCTGCAGCGGCCGTAAGCCTCGAGGGTGTGGGCCCCGAggcaccaccacccccaatgACCAGTGAAGATGGTGCTCAGGCTGCACCGAAAGGTGCACCCAAACGCCCGGTGCGACGCTCAGGGAAACCACCCCCGGATCGTCCTGTGCGTGCACTCTTCTGCCTCGGACTAAAGAATCCAATTCGGAAGCTCTGCATTGATATCGTTGAATGGaa gCCCTTTGAGTACCTAATTCTGCTGACAATCTTTGCCAATTGTGTGGCTCTGGCCGTTTACACACCGTACCCCAATTCGGATTCAAATACCACAAATGCAGCTCTCGAGAAGATTGAGTACGTCTTCCTGGTGATCTTTACGGCAGAATGTGTGATGAAGTTGATTGCATATGGATTCCTCCTGCATCCCGGTGCATACTTGAGGAATGGATGGAATTTGCTGGATTTTACCATTGTTGTCATTGGTATGATAAGTACAGCTCTGTCGAATCTCATGAAGGAGGGCTTCGACGTGAAAGCCCTACGAGCATTTCGTGTCCTCAGGCCACTCAGACTTGTCTCCGGTGTCCCAAGTCTGCAGGTTGTTCTCAATTCAATCCTCCGTGCTATGATCCCATTGCTACACATTGCCCTGCTCGTGCTATTCGTGATCATCATCTATGCCATCGTCGGTTTGGAGCTCTTCAGTGGGAAAATGCACAAAACATGCTTCGACAACAGCACTGGCTTACCCATGGATGATCCCCATCCATGTGGTGAAGATGGCTTCAGATGCGAGAGTATTGGGCTTGTTTGCAG ATATTACTGGGAAGGACCAAATTCTGGCATAACAAACTTCGATAATTTCGGTCTGGCAATGCTGACTGTCTTCCAGTGCGTCACCTTGGAAGGCTGGACAGATGTGATGTATGACATTGAGGATGCCATGGGGAATACGTGGCAGTGGGCATACTTCATCAGTATGGTCATCTTGGGTGCATTCTTTGTCATGAATCTCATTCTCGGTGTGTTGAGTGGTGAATTCAGTAAGGAACGTACAAAGGCCAAGAATCGCGGTGACTTCCAAAAATTGCGGGAAAAGCAACAAATTGAGGATGATCTCAAGGGATACCTAGACTGGATAACTCAGGCTGAAGATATTGAACCAGAAGCTGAATCATCCATGATTCATGCAGATGGGGGTATTAAg ACAAAAGGAGGGGAACCAGGAGGTGCTCCTTTGGACTCAACAGAGCAACTTGGTGAGGAAGTGGATGCAAAGCAAGAATCATGGATgcgaaagaggaaaaaaagtttagaacGTGTAAATAGGCGTCTAAGGAGAGCCTGTAGGAAGGCAGTTAAATCTCAAGCCTTCTACTGGCTCATTATTGTTCTTGTTTTCCTCAATACGGGTGTCCTTGCCACAGAACACTACAACCAGCCACCATGGTTGGATGACTTCCAAG AGGTCACGAATATGTTCTTCGTGGCGCTTTTCACAATGGAGATGGTCTTGAAGATGTACAGCTTAGGCTTCCAGGGCTACTTTGTGTCGCTGTTCAATCGCTTTGATTGCTTCGTGGTGATTGGGAGTATTGGTGAGATGGTCCTAACCAATACGCACGTTATGCCACCATTGGGTGTCTCCGTGCTGCGATGCGTTCGACTGTTGCGCGTGTTCAAAGTTACAAAATACTGGCGTGCCCTTTCGAATCTCGTAGCATCGCTCCTGAACTCCATTCAGTCAATTGCAAGTCTCCTGTTGCTACTCTTCCTCTTCATTGTGATCTTTGCCCTGCTGGGGATGCAGGTGTTTGGAGGGAAGTTTAACTTTGACAACACCGTTGATAAGCCACGATCCAACTTCGACAGCTTCTGGCAGAGTTTGCTGACTGTCTTCCAAATCCTAACGGGTGAGGATTGGAATATGGTCATGTACGATGGGATTAAAGCCTATGGCGGAGTAGCTTCGATAGGCATCATGGCTTGTATCTACTTTATCATTCTCTTCATTTGCGGCAATT ATATTCTACTGAACGTCTTCTTGGCCATTGCTGTGGACAACTTGGCTGATGCGGATTCATTGACAACAATTGAAAAGGAAGAAGGTGCCGAGGAGGGAGAAGAAGCCAAAGTACCCAATACCAAACCCTCACGCAGCCCATCACCGATCCTTGATGATCTAGGAGATCTTGGCGATGAATTTGATGTGACTGAGAATTT CTCCGAGCATGAGGAAGAGACAATCAGTGAGACACGCATAAGGCTACAGGAGGAGGAGGAATTCGAAGAGGAGGAAGAAG GTGGCGATGAGGATCTTGCAATGGTGTCGGCCCGTCCACGCCGAATGTCTGAACTCAATCAAATGCCTAATCAAAAGCAACCAATACCGCCGGCTTCATCTTTCTTCGTCTTTTCGCAGACCAGCAG ATTTCGCGTATTCTGCCATTGGCTCTGCAATCACAGCCATTTTGGGAATATTATCTTGGCATGCATCATGTTCTCATCCGCCATGTTGGCTGCTGAAGATCCCCTAAATGCTGGAAGTGAACGCAATCAAATTCTAAATCATTTTGACTACTTCTTCACGGCTGTCTTCACAATTGAGCTTCTACTGAAACTCATCTCGTACGGTTTTATCTTCCACAAGGGTGCTTTTTGCCGTTCAGCCTTCAATCTGTTGGATCTTCTTGTTGTCTGTGTCTCACTCATATCCATCTTCTTCAG cTCTGGCGCCATTTCTGTCGTGAAGATTCTTCGAGTTTTGCGTGTTCTACGTCCCTTGAGGGCCATCAATCGGGCTAAAGGACTCAAG TATGTGGTGAAATGTGTAATTGTTGCAATTAAAACAATCGGCAACATAATGCTGGTCACATATTTGCTGCAATTCATGTTCGCCGTGATTGGAGTTCAACTTTTCAAG GGAAAATTCAATCGTTGCTCCGACGGCTCAAAAACCATTGAATCTGAATGCCACGGGACGTATCTTGTCTTTGAGAATGGGAATGTCGATAAGCCCGTACTGCAGGAGAGAAGTTGGTCAAGGAATCGTTTTCACTTTGACGATGTCTCCAAAGCCATGTTAACACTCTTCACGGTGTCCACGTTTGAAGGATGGCCAGG TCTTCTCTACGTGTCAATCGATTCAAATGAGGAGGATTTTGGACCAATACACAACTTCCGTCCAATCGTGGCAGCATACTACATAATCTACATCATTATTATTGCATTCTTCATGGTTAACATCTTCGTGGGTTTCGTTATTGTCACCTTTCAAAATGAGGGTGAGCAGGAGTACAAGAATTGCGACTTGGACAAAAATCAGCGgaattgcattgaatttgcattgaaaGCCAAACCCGTTAGAAGATATATACCGAAACATCGGATTCAGTACAAAGTTTGGTGGTTTGTTACATCGCAACCCTTTGAGTACACCATCTTCATTCTCATCATGATCAACACCATAACGCTCGCAATGAAATTCTACCGACAACCTGATCTCTATACGGAAATTCTCGATGTTGCCAATATGGTCTTTACGGCTGTTTTTGCATTGGAGTTTGTCTTCAAATTAGCTGCCTTCAGATTTAAG AATTACTTTGGAGATGCATGGAACGTCTTTGACTTCATTATCGTCCTTGGGAGTTTCATTGACATTGTTTACTCGGAAGTTAAT CCCGGTTCGAGCATAATTTCGATAAATTTCTTCAGATTATTTCGTGTAATGCGCCTCGTGAAGCTGTTAGCACGTGGCGAGGGCATACGAACACTTCTGTGGACATTTATAAAATCCTTTCAGGCACTCCCGTATGTTGCCTTGCTCATTGTAATGCTGTTCTTCATTTATGCCGTAATCGGGATGCAGGTGTTCGGGAAGATTGCATTGGATAGTGAAACATCCATTCATCGGAATAACAATTTCCAAACTTTCCCCCAAGCTGTTTTAGTTCTCTTTAGATCAGCCACGGGTGAGGCATGGCAGGACATCATGATGGACTGCAGCTCACGCCCCGGGGAGGTTAATTGTGACGATAGGTCAGATGATAGAGGTTCCAAGGAGGGATGTGGATCCAGTATTGCTTTTCCATACTTTATCTCTTTCTACGTACTCTGCTCGtttttg aTTATTAATCTATTCGTGGCCGTTATTATGGACAATTTTGACTATTTAACACGCGATTGGTCTATTCTGGGACCCCATCATTTGGATGAATTCATAAGGCTGTGGAGCGAATACGATCCAGATGCAAAAGGTCGCATAAAGCATTTGGATGTCGTAACGTTACTCAGGAAGATAAGCCCACCACTTGGTTTTGGTAAGCTCTGCCCCCATCGTGTTGCCTGCAAGCGTCTCGTCAGTATGAATATGCCGCTAAATAGTGATGGGACGGTGCTGTTTAACGCCACGTTGTTTGCCGTTGTGCGGACATCGCTGAAAATTAAAACGGAGGGCAATATTGATGAGGCAAATGCCGAACTGAGGGCAACCATTAAACAAATATGGAAGCGCACAAGCCCAAAATTGTTGGATCAAGTTGTCCCACCACCTGGGGTGGAGGATGAGGTGACAGTGGGAAAATTCTATGCCACTTTCCTCATTCAGGACTACTTTAGGCGTTTCAAGAAGCGCAAAGAGCAGGAACAGAGAGATGGTGATCGTGATCACAATGCCACCATGACACTACAAGCTGGCCTACGGACACTCCATGAAGCTGGACCTGAACTCAAGAGAGCCATCTCGGGGAATCTCGATGAATTGGCTGAAGAACCAGAACCAATGCATCGG CGCAATCACTCTCTCTTTGGGACTGTTTGGTCGTCCATAAGACGACGCTCGGGGGCGCCTCCGGTGCGAAAAATTCCGGATAGTACGGCAACAACAAATGGTCTCAATCACGTGCAGCGTCCACCACCAGCACCAGAACCCCAGGAATCTGTGGAGCAATTCCACATGAGACCCCTTCTTATTGCCAACACCCCCAC GCAACCGATGATCGCAGAAGATCCAGCCACACCGATTTTATTACCCGTACAGACACgagcaccaccaccaccggaACGACTGAGGCGGATAGCGAGTGGCCTCAAATTGGCAAATCAAACAATGTTTGTTGCGGGATTTGCACCTGAGGCCATTGAGATGCATACAATGCCGCACGATCACCTGCCGAATCATAGGGCATCATTCCATGGACGAG CCACGAGTGAGCTAAACGGAAGTGCTACAGCTGAGAGACTCGTCCACTCAACACCAGGATCCCCACAGGAGCGTCGAATGGGTTCAACAGAGGTCATTGGATCTGCTGAGAGTCTTGTCGGCAGA GTGCTAGTGGAACAGGGTCTTGGGAAGTACTGCGATGCCGATTTCGTACGATACACATCCCGTGAAATGCAAGAGGCGCTGGAAATGACAAAGGAGGAAATGGATTATGCAGCTCATGAACTCCTACAGCGTAACCCCAAGCGCCCCGATGCTCCTTTATAG